Proteins encoded in a region of the Solanum dulcamara chromosome 9, daSolDulc1.2, whole genome shotgun sequence genome:
- the LOC129903357 gene encoding protein CUP-SHAPED COTYLEDON 3 → MMLAMEEILCELNREEMNEQGLPPGFRFHPTDEELITFYLASKVFNGTFSGIQIAEVDLNRCEPWELPEVAKMGEREWYFFSLRDRKYPTGLRTNRATGAGYWKATGKDREVYSATNGALLGMKKTLVFYKGRAPRGEKTKWVMHEYRLDGDFSYRYSSKEEWVICRILHKIGEKKNAIIYEGASGGGSTYPTLKTWSSAALNSSLTPNPKTLCQQAEASQISYNNSSLNNLYLFHHHENDLIKSLFNNNNNVSQTTNLFQMNNVAFSSTKRYKDDKQQLVDMANKNSSNIVLINSQTCTSSKKSETTLKSQGNFYDQNAFGMNSDWISSLSAGMEEEIPCNYFNNVIMDNNYPIKIAAESWPLHH, encoded by the exons ATGATGTTGGCAATGGAAGAAATATTGTGTGAActgaatagagaagagatgaatgAACAAGGCCTTCCACCTGGTTTTAGGTTTCATCCAACTGATGAAGAGCTTATCACTTTTTACTTAGCCTCTAAGGTCTTCAATGGTACTTTTTCTGGTATTCAAATTGCTGAAGTTGATCTCAACAGATGTGAGCCCTGGGAACTTCCAG AAGTGGCAAAAATGGGGGAAAGAGAGTGGTATTTTTTTAGCTTAAGGGACCGGAAATACCCAACCGGGTTAAGAACGAACCGGGCGACAGGAGCGGGTTATTGGAAAGCAACGGGTAAAGACCGTGAAGTTTACAGTGCAACTAACGGAGCCCTCCTTGGGATGAAGAAAACACTTGTTTTTTACAAAGGAAGAGCTCCAAGGGGTGAGAAAACTAAATGGGTTATGCATGAATACCGTCTTGACGGTGATTTCTCCTACCGTTACTCTTCTAag GAGGAATGGGTGATATGCAGAATACTACACAAAATAGGGGAGAAGAAAAATGCAATAATATATGAAGGGGCAAGTGGTGGTGGGTCTACGTACCCCACTTTAAAAACATGGTCATCAGCAGCATTGAATTCATCTTTAACACCAAATCCAAAAACACTATGTCAGCAAGCTGAAGCATCACAAATATCATACAATAACTCATCACTGAACAACCTTTATCTATTTCACCACCATGAAAACGACCTCATCAAATCCctctttaataataataataatgtttcCCAAACAACAAACCTATTCCAAATGAATAATGTTGCCTTTTCCTCTACCAAAAGATACAAAGACGACAAACAACAACTTGTAGACATGGCAAACAAAAACTCATCCAATATCGTCTTGATCAATTCACAGACTTGCACTTCTTCGAAGAAAAGCGAAACAACGTTGAAATCACAAGGCAATTTTTATGATCAAAATGCTTTTGGGATGAATTCCGATTGGATTAGTAGTTTAAGCGCGGGCATGGAGGAGGAGATACCATGCAATTATTTCAATAACGTCATCATGGATAATAATTATCCCATCAAAATTGCTGCAGAATCTTGGCCTCTCCATCACTAG